The Microbacterium sp. SORGH_AS_0862 genome has a segment encoding these proteins:
- a CDS encoding TetR/AcrR family transcriptional regulator has protein sequence MTAASLGGRELTARQIELADAALTIIARDGMAALSFRSVAAEAGCSLGAVQKAFPRKERMLAAAFARLREQSVALPPDAPGRPTLRSWLVSLILNILPLDEHRRSAQRQCEAFAHGAASDSTIRAAVSESDAQLRGLLASLVLRAREEREIPAHIDPEATAWAVLALTQGVATQLSYDTLPTNELRMRLDGAVAALLAAPAADADTAPHN, from the coding sequence ATGACGGCGGCGTCCCTGGGCGGACGGGAGCTGACCGCGCGCCAGATCGAGCTGGCGGACGCCGCGCTCACGATCATCGCGCGCGACGGGATGGCGGCGCTGTCGTTCCGTTCGGTGGCGGCCGAGGCCGGCTGCTCCCTCGGGGCGGTGCAGAAGGCCTTCCCGCGCAAGGAGCGCATGCTCGCGGCCGCGTTCGCCCGGCTGCGCGAGCAGTCCGTCGCGCTCCCGCCCGACGCTCCGGGTCGACCGACCCTGCGGAGCTGGCTCGTCTCGCTGATCCTCAACATCCTGCCGCTCGACGAGCACCGACGCTCCGCGCAGCGCCAGTGCGAGGCGTTCGCGCACGGCGCCGCATCCGATTCCACGATCCGCGCGGCGGTCTCCGAGAGCGACGCGCAGCTGCGGGGCCTGCTCGCCTCGCTCGTCCTGCGCGCCCGTGAGGAGCGGGAGATCCCCGCCCACATCGACCCGGAGGCCACCGCGTGGGCGGTGCTGGCACTGACCCAGGGCGTCGCGACGCAGCTGAGCTACGACACCCTCCCGACGAACGAGCTGCGTATGCGCCTGGACGGCGCCGTGGCCGCACTGCTGGCCGCGCCCGCAGCGGACGCGGATACGGCACCGCACAACTAG
- a CDS encoding glycine betaine/L-proline ABC transporter ATP-binding protein gives MSVEHAIEARNLFKVFGKNPKSVIEQLRAGKTRAEVSDRGTAAVIDASFTVDPGEIFVIMGLSGSGKSTIIRMLNGLLPPSAGEVLVQGQNVTTASAAQLRRIRRSSISMVFQHFALLPHRTVLDNAAYALEIQGVGTQERRERAREILDKVGLGDRVDAMPGELSGGMRQRVGLARALTSGTDILLMDEAFSALDPLIRREMQEQLIELQQELGRTIVFITHDLNEAMFLGDRIAVMRDGRIVQNGTPEEILTDPANDYVAQFVQDVDRARVLTASSVMAPPQATTPVSAGMRGALRVMRDLQAGAVAVVENRRYLGAVTDRAVIRAVKAGETDLRRIVQRAQQVVGPDDPLTDVVEHSVESPYPVAVVDERQRLIGVIPRVTLLAALGNVPTVTRENPIIDVPASVPASVLTETLAVVDQPAATTTGGAR, from the coding sequence GTGAGTGTCGAACATGCCATTGAGGCGCGGAACCTGTTCAAGGTCTTCGGTAAGAATCCCAAGTCCGTCATCGAGCAGTTGCGCGCGGGCAAGACCCGAGCCGAGGTGTCGGACCGCGGCACGGCCGCGGTGATCGACGCGAGCTTCACCGTCGACCCGGGCGAGATCTTCGTGATCATGGGCCTCTCCGGCTCCGGCAAGTCCACGATCATCCGGATGCTCAATGGACTGCTGCCCCCGAGCGCCGGCGAGGTACTCGTGCAGGGCCAGAACGTGACCACGGCGTCGGCCGCGCAGCTGCGCCGCATCCGACGCTCGTCGATCTCGATGGTGTTCCAGCACTTCGCGCTTCTGCCGCACCGCACGGTGCTCGACAACGCCGCGTACGCGCTGGAGATCCAGGGCGTCGGCACGCAGGAGCGCCGCGAGCGCGCCCGCGAGATCCTCGACAAGGTCGGCCTCGGCGATCGGGTCGACGCGATGCCCGGTGAGCTCTCCGGCGGAATGCGCCAGCGCGTCGGCCTCGCCCGCGCCCTCACCTCCGGCACCGACATCCTCCTCATGGACGAGGCGTTCTCGGCCCTCGACCCCCTCATCCGCCGCGAGATGCAGGAGCAGCTCATCGAGCTGCAGCAGGAGCTCGGGCGCACGATCGTCTTCATCACGCACGACCTGAACGAGGCCATGTTCCTCGGCGACCGCATCGCTGTCATGCGCGACGGGCGCATCGTGCAGAACGGCACCCCGGAGGAGATCCTCACCGACCCGGCGAACGACTACGTCGCCCAGTTCGTGCAGGACGTCGACCGGGCCCGCGTGCTGACCGCATCGTCCGTGATGGCGCCGCCGCAGGCGACGACGCCCGTGTCGGCCGGGATGCGGGGCGCCCTGCGCGTCATGCGTGACCTCCAGGCCGGAGCGGTGGCCGTCGTCGAGAACCGCCGCTATCTCGGGGCCGTGACCGACCGCGCCGTGATCCGCGCGGTCAAGGCGGGCGAGACCGACCTCCGCCGCATCGTGCAGCGCGCGCAGCAGGTGGTCGGACCCGATGACCCGCTGACGGATGTCGTCGAGCACTCCGTCGAGTCGCCCTACCCCGTCGCCGTGGTCGACGAGCGTCAGCGCCTCATCGGCGTGATCCCCCGCGTCACCCTCCTGGCCGCCCTCGGCAACGTTCCCACCGTCACGCGCGAGAACCCGATCATCGACGTCCCCGCATCCGTGCCCGCGAGCGTGCTCACCGAGACGCTCGCCGTCGTCGACCAACCCGCCGCCACGACCACGGGAGGTGCGCGGTGA
- the map gene encoding type I methionyl aminopeptidase — MIEIFTPAEVDRARRTGALVGQILDTIRSRVVPGTNLLEIDAWAKEMILGAGAVSCYVDYAPSFGRGPFGHYICTAVNDAVLHGMPHDERVADGDLLTLDLAVTLDGISADAAVSFIVGETRPAESVALIDATERALAAGIAAAKPGAKVGDLSRAIGTVLKQAGYSVNVEFGGHGIGTTMHQDPHVPNAGRPGRGFVLRPGLLLALEPWVMVDTDQLVIDDDGWTLRSATGCRTAHTEHTIAITETGAEILTLPR; from the coding sequence ATGATCGAGATCTTCACGCCCGCCGAGGTCGACCGCGCACGCCGTACGGGTGCCCTCGTCGGTCAGATCCTCGATACGATCCGCTCGCGCGTCGTGCCGGGCACCAACCTGCTCGAGATCGACGCCTGGGCGAAGGAGATGATCCTGGGCGCCGGTGCCGTGTCGTGCTACGTCGACTACGCGCCCTCGTTCGGCCGTGGGCCGTTCGGCCATTACATCTGCACCGCCGTCAACGACGCCGTCCTGCACGGCATGCCGCATGACGAGCGCGTCGCCGACGGCGACCTGCTGACCCTCGACCTCGCCGTCACGCTCGACGGCATCTCCGCGGATGCGGCGGTGAGCTTCATCGTCGGCGAGACCCGCCCCGCCGAGAGCGTCGCGCTGATCGACGCGACCGAGCGCGCCCTCGCCGCGGGTATCGCGGCCGCGAAGCCGGGCGCCAAGGTGGGCGATCTGTCTCGCGCGATCGGCACCGTGCTCAAGCAGGCCGGCTACTCCGTGAACGTCGAGTTCGGTGGCCACGGCATCGGCACGACGATGCACCAGGATCCGCACGTCCCGAACGCCGGGCGTCCCGGGCGCGGCTTCGTGCTGCGTCCGGGCCTCCTGCTCGCGCTCGAGCCGTGGGTCATGGTCGACACGGATCAACTGGTGATCGACGACGACGGCTGGACGCTGCGCAGCGCCACCGGATGCCGCACGGCCCACACCGAGCACACGATCGCCATCACGGAGACCGGCGCGGAGATCCTGACGCTGCCGCGCTGA
- a CDS encoding type II CAAX prenyl endopeptidase Rce1 family protein produces the protein MLALDPASASLVLTGTTMLSAALGLIVLLTGGESPAATWTQVVFTAVFGLVAAQLVVLTDSLWPVIAWHALWDFTNTVGGNLSTPEALTGIGAAVVVLIMYSLVLGRRISAGAASGARR, from the coding sequence GTGCTCGCGCTCGATCCCGCATCCGCCTCCCTGGTGCTGACGGGCACGACCATGCTCTCCGCGGCGCTCGGGCTGATCGTCCTCCTCACCGGCGGCGAGAGCCCGGCGGCGACCTGGACGCAGGTGGTGTTCACGGCCGTGTTCGGCCTGGTGGCCGCTCAGCTGGTCGTGCTCACGGACAGCCTGTGGCCCGTGATCGCCTGGCACGCACTGTGGGACTTCACGAACACCGTGGGCGGCAACCTCTCCACGCCCGAGGCGTTGACCGGAATCGGTGCCGCTGTCGTCGTGCTCATCATGTACTCGCTCGTGCTCGGCCGCCGGATCTCGGCCGGCGCCGCCTCGGGGGCGCGGCGATGA
- a CDS encoding proline/glycine betaine ABC transporter permease, whose protein sequence is MNDLFRLPLGDVVETAVRWIIKTFSWLFDGISVAFRALYDGLDTVLSGPPFWVIIAVFVALAFFAKGWRLALGTAIGLLLIVTIDQWDAAMDTLALVIIAAVIAVAIALPLGIWAARSDRVSAVVRPVLDFLQTMPAFVYLIPALIMFSVGPVPGIVATIVFAMSPGVRLTELGIRGVDTEVVEAGHAFGASPGRILRQIQLPLALPSIMAGVNQVIMLSLSMVVIAGMVGAGGLGGQIVQALSRIDIALGVEAGLAVVIIAMILDRVTSSFAGPRPKRALLSRRRELARAA, encoded by the coding sequence GTGAACGATCTCTTCCGCCTTCCCCTCGGCGACGTCGTCGAGACCGCCGTCCGCTGGATCATCAAGACCTTCTCCTGGCTCTTCGACGGGATCAGCGTCGCCTTCCGTGCCCTCTACGACGGGCTCGACACCGTGCTGTCCGGCCCGCCGTTCTGGGTGATCATCGCTGTATTCGTCGCGCTCGCGTTCTTCGCGAAGGGGTGGAGACTGGCCCTGGGCACGGCGATCGGGCTCCTGCTGATCGTCACGATCGATCAATGGGATGCGGCCATGGACACCCTCGCGCTCGTGATCATCGCCGCCGTCATCGCGGTCGCCATCGCCCTTCCCTTGGGCATCTGGGCCGCTCGCAGCGATCGCGTCTCCGCCGTCGTGCGGCCCGTGCTCGACTTCCTCCAGACGATGCCCGCCTTCGTCTACCTGATCCCCGCGCTCATCATGTTCAGCGTGGGCCCCGTGCCGGGCATCGTCGCCACCATCGTCTTCGCGATGTCTCCCGGTGTGCGACTGACGGAGCTCGGCATCCGCGGTGTGGACACCGAGGTCGTCGAGGCCGGTCACGCCTTCGGCGCCTCGCCCGGCCGCATCCTGCGCCAGATCCAGCTGCCCCTGGCGCTTCCGAGCATCATGGCCGGCGTGAACCAGGTCATCATGCTGAGCCTGTCGATGGTCGTCATCGCCGGCATGGTGGGAGCGGGCGGGCTCGGCGGTCAGATCGTGCAGGCCCTCAGCCGGATCGACATCGCGCTGGGCGTGGAGGCGGGTCTCGCCGTCGTCATCATCGCGATGATCCTCGACCGCGTCACCTCGAGCTTCGCGGGCCCCCGCCCGAAGCGGGCGCTCCTCAGCCGACGCCGTGAGCTCGCCCGCGCGGCCTGA
- a CDS encoding GH32 C-terminal domain-containing protein — MGDLEVRGTHELDVRASSYELTCTLEWAAADAANDIGLEVCRAPGGGRFVSAGIEPPAARAYLDRTHTVNPGGGRTHAPLEHTAARVSLRLLVDRTSVELFVDEGRSAQSHRVFPLAGDDRIHFYARGGSAVFRDLAVRELSVVAPEVSGMSTGCSSSARASSTS; from the coding sequence ATGGGCGATCTCGAGGTCCGCGGCACACACGAGCTCGACGTGCGCGCCTCGTCGTACGAGCTGACCTGCACGCTCGAGTGGGCTGCAGCGGATGCGGCGAACGATATCGGCCTCGAGGTGTGCCGCGCCCCCGGCGGAGGGCGCTTCGTCTCGGCGGGCATCGAGCCACCCGCCGCCCGCGCCTACCTCGACCGCACGCACACGGTGAACCCCGGCGGCGGGCGCACGCACGCGCCGCTCGAGCACACCGCCGCACGGGTGAGCCTGCGACTGCTCGTCGACCGCACGAGCGTCGAGCTGTTCGTCGACGAGGGTCGCAGCGCACAGTCGCACCGTGTCTTCCCCCTCGCGGGCGACGACCGCATCCATTTCTACGCACGCGGGGGGAGCGCCGTGTTCCGCGACCTGGCCGTCCGCGAGCTCTCGGTGGTCGCCCCGGAGGTGTCGGGGATGAGCACGGGGTGCTCGTCGTCGGCGAGAGCCTCATCGACATCGTGA
- a CDS encoding TetR/AcrR family transcriptional regulator — protein MAESLRARKKRDTENAIEIAAVELALERGHANVTVADICERADVSRSTFFNYMSSRETALFGRSLHLLPADQAAVIIEMSADVPLTTAVFRLIIASIGHAQINAVVAEGRNRMLLEQPDTQAAILAPFLSLTTELTAFLAPWLAAHPECRRLAGDDTSIVREASLTVLVTVSAFQSLISDMTGAGDVEATEAAFRDSVRKLALLAEESAH, from the coding sequence ATGGCCGAGTCACTGCGCGCACGCAAGAAGCGCGACACCGAGAACGCGATCGAGATCGCGGCCGTCGAGCTCGCCCTCGAGCGCGGCCACGCGAATGTCACGGTCGCCGACATCTGCGAGCGCGCCGACGTGTCGCGCAGCACGTTCTTCAACTACATGAGCTCCCGCGAGACCGCGCTCTTCGGACGCTCGCTGCACCTGCTGCCGGCCGACCAGGCGGCCGTCATCATCGAGATGTCGGCGGACGTCCCGCTCACCACCGCGGTCTTCCGGCTGATCATCGCCTCGATCGGCCACGCGCAGATCAACGCGGTGGTGGCGGAGGGACGCAATCGGATGCTGCTGGAACAGCCCGATACGCAGGCCGCGATCCTCGCGCCCTTCCTCTCGCTGACCACGGAGCTCACGGCGTTCCTCGCGCCGTGGCTCGCGGCGCACCCCGAGTGCCGGCGGCTCGCCGGCGATGACACGTCGATCGTGCGTGAGGCATCGCTGACGGTGCTCGTGACCGTCTCCGCGTTCCAATCGCTCATCTCCGACATGACCGGCGCGGGCGACGTGGAAGCCACCGAGGCGGCGTTCCGCGATTCGGTCCGCAAGCTCGCCCTGCTCGCCGAGGAGAGCGCGCACTGA
- a CDS encoding helix-turn-helix domain-containing protein: MVRLPLTPVEMERGRRLGAALRRARGERSMLEVALDAGISPETLRKIESGRVATPAFSTVAAVASVIGLSLDELWADAAGAAPGTRRTLAS; this comes from the coding sequence ATGGTCCGACTCCCTCTGACACCCGTCGAGATGGAGCGCGGCCGACGCCTCGGCGCAGCTCTGCGGCGAGCGCGGGGCGAGCGCTCGATGCTCGAAGTGGCGCTCGACGCCGGCATCTCCCCCGAGACGCTGCGAAAGATCGAGTCGGGTCGCGTCGCCACGCCCGCATTCTCCACGGTCGCCGCCGTAGCGTCGGTCATCGGCCTGTCACTCGACGAGCTCTGGGCGGATGCGGCCGGCGCAGCGCCCGGGACACGACGAACTCTGGCCTCCTGA
- a CDS encoding PfkB family carbohydrate kinase, whose translation MLVVGESLIDIVTDAGPRTTEVAGDSPANVALGLARQQVPVRLLTALGRDARGERIGAHLRAAGVEILDSSWSLSTTSTAHARIRGDGSAEYVFDLDWTLPQTDRLEPADLVHIGSVGAFLEPGATTLERWLERRDESTLVTFDPNIRPALLADREASVAGFERLAAVSDVVKLSDEDAQWLYPSLPLDRVAERVRRCGPRLVATTRGGAGALLHAAGVSVQQGAPSVAVRDTVGAGDTFMTALIQRVRATPRILDAPERSAIAEAGAYAVAAAALTVQRVGADLPTAAQIVAAME comes from the coding sequence GTGCTCGTCGTCGGCGAGAGCCTCATCGACATCGTGACGGATGCGGGCCCTCGCACGACGGAGGTCGCGGGCGACTCCCCCGCCAACGTGGCCCTCGGACTCGCACGGCAGCAGGTGCCGGTGCGGCTGCTCACCGCTCTGGGCCGCGATGCGCGGGGCGAGCGGATCGGCGCGCACCTGCGCGCGGCGGGCGTCGAGATCCTCGACTCCTCGTGGTCGCTGTCGACGACGTCGACGGCGCATGCCCGCATCCGGGGCGACGGGTCGGCCGAGTACGTCTTCGACCTCGACTGGACGCTGCCTCAGACCGACCGGCTGGAGCCCGCCGATCTCGTGCACATCGGCTCGGTCGGCGCGTTCCTGGAGCCCGGCGCGACCACCCTCGAGCGATGGCTGGAGCGCCGTGACGAGAGCACCCTCGTGACGTTCGACCCCAACATCCGTCCCGCGCTGCTCGCGGACCGCGAGGCGTCGGTGGCGGGGTTCGAACGCCTCGCCGCGGTGTCGGACGTCGTCAAGCTCAGCGACGAGGACGCACAGTGGCTGTACCCCTCCCTGCCGCTCGACCGCGTCGCAGAGCGCGTACGGCGCTGCGGCCCTCGCCTGGTCGCGACGACCCGCGGCGGCGCCGGCGCGCTGCTGCATGCGGCGGGCGTGTCGGTGCAGCAGGGCGCCCCGTCGGTTGCCGTACGCGACACCGTCGGCGCAGGCGACACCTTCATGACCGCGCTCATCCAGCGCGTGCGGGCGACGCCCCGCATCCTCGACGCACCCGAGCGCTCCGCGATCGCGGAGGCCGGGGCGTACGCGGTCGCGGCGGCGGCGTTGACCGTGCAGCGCGTCGGTGCGGATCTGCCCACCGCGGCCCAGATCGTCGCGGCGATGGAGTGA
- a CDS encoding glycine betaine ABC transporter substrate-binding protein, which produces MTVTKKNLTAGIALAGVAALALTGCSAAGDAGEGSGERPITIAVFNGWDEGIAASELWKNVLEEQGYEVELEYADPAAVYTGIANGDYDLTLDTWLPLTHAQYMETYGDDLVDLGAWNDEAKLTIAVNEDAPIDSLTELADNADVFGNRLVGIEAGSGLVTVTQDEVIPGYGLEGLDFVTSSTPAMLTELQAATDAGKDIAVTLWRPHWAYNAFPLKDLEDPDGLLGDAEGIHTVTSASFKDDFPEVNDWLASFKMDNDTLYSLEDAMFNSGGSGNDYAPAVTDWIAENQAWVDALTS; this is translated from the coding sequence ATGACTGTCACCAAGAAGAACCTGACCGCCGGAATCGCCCTCGCGGGCGTCGCCGCCCTCGCCCTGACCGGCTGCTCTGCTGCCGGCGACGCGGGCGAAGGGTCGGGCGAGCGTCCCATCACGATCGCCGTGTTCAACGGCTGGGACGAGGGCATCGCCGCGTCCGAGCTGTGGAAGAACGTGCTCGAGGAGCAGGGCTACGAGGTCGAGCTCGAGTACGCGGACCCGGCAGCGGTCTACACCGGTATCGCGAACGGCGACTACGACCTGACGCTGGACACCTGGCTGCCGCTGACCCACGCCCAGTACATGGAGACCTACGGCGACGACCTCGTCGACCTCGGCGCCTGGAACGACGAGGCCAAGCTGACGATCGCCGTCAACGAGGACGCTCCCATCGACTCGCTCACCGAGCTCGCCGACAACGCCGACGTCTTCGGCAACCGTCTCGTCGGCATCGAGGCGGGATCCGGTCTCGTGACCGTCACGCAGGACGAGGTCATCCCCGGCTACGGTCTGGAAGGACTCGACTTCGTCACGTCCTCGACGCCGGCGATGCTCACCGAGCTTCAGGCGGCGACGGATGCGGGCAAGGACATCGCCGTGACCCTGTGGCGTCCGCACTGGGCCTACAACGCCTTCCCGCTCAAGGACCTCGAGGATCCTGATGGCTTGCTCGGCGACGCCGAGGGCATCCACACGGTGACGTCGGCGAGCTTCAAGGACGACTTCCCCGAGGTGAACGACTGGCTCGCGTCGTTCAAGATGGACAACGACACCCTGTACTCGCTCGAGGATGCGATGTTCAACTCCGGCGGCAGCGGCAACGACTACGCCCCGGCGGTCACCGACTGGATCGCCGAGAACCAGGCGTGGGTGGACGCGCTGACGTCCTGA
- the purL gene encoding phosphoribosylformylglycinamidine synthase subunit PurL: MTTPATASRPAADTVENARATPEREQPYAALGLKPDEYDRIREILGRRPTSGELAMYSVMWSEHCSYKSSKIYLRQFGQKVTDEMRERLMVGMGQNAGVVDVGEGWAVTFKVESHNHPSYIEPFQGAATGVGGIVRDIISMGARPVAVMDQLRFGAIDNPDTARVVHGVTSGISFYGNCLGLPNIGGETVFDSVYQGNPLVNALAVGVLRHEDLKLADATGPGNKVVLFGARTGGDGIGGASILASDTFADGGPTKRPAVQVGDPFAEKVLIECCLELYRDELVEAIQDLGAAGISCATSELAANGGSGMRVDLEKVLLRDPSLTPEEILMSESQERMMAIVAPEKLDAFLAVVDKWEVETSVLGEVTGDGRLAIFWHGEQIVDVDPSTVAVDGPVYERPVAYPTWIDALQADSASALPRPNDAAALREQFLQLLGSPNLADTSWITNQYDYYVLGNTALSFPDDAGMIRVDEESGLGFAIATDANGRFCQLDPYQGAKLALAEAYRNVAVTGATPTAVTDCLNFGSPENPEVMWQFSQAVEGLSDACLDLGIPVTGGNVSFYNQTGDVPIHPTPVVGVMGIIDDVARRIPSGWQDAGENLYLLGVTANELSGSAWAQVVHDHLGGRPPAVDLAAEKRLAQLLRAAGDQGLVSSAHDLSEGGLGQALAEGVMRFGVGARVWLTEIMERDGVDAASALFSESTGRVIVSVPREEDVKFRGLCDGRDYPVLRIGVTDSGDGESVLEVQDVFTLSVSELRERSRATLPAAFGPTVTEDA; this comes from the coding sequence GTGACCACTCCCGCCACCGCCTCGCGTCCTGCCGCCGATACCGTCGAGAACGCTCGGGCCACCCCCGAACGCGAGCAGCCGTACGCCGCTCTCGGCCTCAAGCCCGACGAGTACGACCGCATCCGCGAGATCCTCGGCCGTCGCCCCACCAGCGGCGAGCTGGCCATGTACTCGGTCATGTGGAGCGAGCACTGCTCGTACAAGTCGAGCAAGATCTACCTCCGCCAGTTCGGCCAGAAGGTCACCGACGAGATGCGCGAGCGACTCATGGTCGGCATGGGTCAGAACGCCGGCGTCGTGGATGTGGGCGAGGGCTGGGCAGTGACCTTCAAGGTCGAGTCCCACAACCACCCCAGCTACATCGAGCCCTTCCAGGGCGCGGCCACCGGCGTCGGCGGCATCGTGCGCGACATCATCTCGATGGGCGCGCGCCCGGTCGCCGTCATGGACCAGCTCCGCTTCGGCGCGATCGACAACCCGGACACCGCCCGCGTCGTCCACGGCGTCACGAGCGGCATCTCCTTCTACGGCAACTGCCTGGGCCTGCCGAACATCGGCGGCGAGACCGTCTTCGACAGCGTCTACCAGGGCAACCCGCTCGTGAACGCCCTCGCGGTGGGCGTGCTGCGCCACGAGGACCTCAAGCTCGCCGACGCGACGGGCCCCGGCAACAAGGTCGTGCTCTTCGGCGCCCGCACCGGCGGCGACGGCATCGGCGGCGCCTCCATCCTCGCCTCCGACACGTTCGCCGACGGCGGCCCGACCAAGCGCCCCGCCGTGCAGGTGGGCGACCCGTTCGCCGAGAAGGTGCTCATCGAGTGCTGCCTCGAGCTGTACCGCGACGAGCTCGTGGAGGCCATCCAGGACCTCGGCGCCGCCGGCATCTCCTGCGCGACGAGCGAGCTGGCCGCGAACGGCGGATCCGGGATGCGGGTCGACCTCGAGAAGGTGCTGCTGCGCGACCCCTCGCTGACTCCCGAAGAGATCCTCATGTCGGAGTCGCAGGAGCGGATGATGGCGATCGTCGCCCCGGAGAAGCTCGACGCCTTCCTCGCCGTCGTCGACAAGTGGGAGGTCGAGACGAGCGTGCTCGGCGAGGTGACCGGCGACGGCCGCCTCGCGATCTTCTGGCACGGCGAGCAGATCGTCGACGTCGATCCCTCGACCGTCGCCGTCGACGGCCCCGTCTACGAGCGTCCGGTCGCCTACCCGACGTGGATCGACGCACTCCAGGCGGACTCCGCATCCGCCCTGCCGCGTCCGAACGACGCGGCGGCGCTGCGCGAGCAGTTCCTGCAGCTGCTCGGCAGCCCGAACCTCGCCGACACGTCGTGGATCACGAACCAGTACGACTACTACGTGCTCGGAAACACCGCGCTCAGCTTCCCCGATGACGCCGGCATGATCCGCGTCGACGAGGAGTCCGGCCTGGGCTTCGCGATCGCCACGGACGCGAACGGGCGCTTCTGCCAGCTCGACCCGTACCAGGGCGCGAAGCTGGCCCTCGCCGAGGCGTACCGCAACGTCGCCGTCACGGGCGCCACTCCCACCGCCGTCACCGACTGCCTCAACTTCGGCAGCCCCGAGAACCCCGAGGTCATGTGGCAGTTCTCGCAGGCCGTCGAGGGCCTCTCCGACGCGTGCCTCGATCTCGGCATCCCCGTGACCGGCGGCAACGTCAGCTTCTACAACCAGACCGGCGACGTCCCGATCCACCCCACCCCCGTGGTGGGCGTCATGGGCATCATCGACGACGTCGCCCGCCGCATCCCGAGCGGATGGCAGGATGCGGGCGAGAACCTCTACCTGCTGGGCGTCACGGCGAACGAGCTCAGCGGTTCGGCGTGGGCCCAGGTCGTGCACGACCACCTCGGCGGTCGTCCGCCGGCGGTCGACCTCGCCGCTGAGAAGCGCCTGGCTCAGCTGCTGCGGGCCGCCGGCGATCAGGGACTCGTCTCCAGCGCCCACGACCTCTCGGAGGGCGGCCTCGGACAGGCCCTCGCCGAGGGCGTCATGCGCTTCGGCGTCGGCGCGCGCGTCTGGCTCACCGAGATCATGGAGCGCGACGGGGTGGATGCCGCATCCGCTCTCTTCTCCGAGTCGACCGGTCGCGTCATCGTCAGCGTGCCCCGCGAGGAGGACGTGAAGTTCCGCGGTCTCTGCGACGGACGCGACTACCCCGTGCTGCGCATCGGTGTCACCGATTCCGGCGACGGCGAGTCGGTGCTCGAGGTGCAGGACGTGTTCACCCTGTCGGTTTCCGAGCTGCGGGAGCGCTCGCGCGCGACGCTGCCCGCCGCGTTCGGTCCGACGGTGACCGAGGACGCCTGA